GGCGACCAGGCGGTTGCCTGCGGTTGTTCCACACGCACCGTCAACCAGAGCTGACCTGCCGCGTCAGGCTGTGTGATGTCCGGCAGGGTGATGCGCTGACGACCCTGCGGCGCGATATCCAGCGTGACCTCCCCGGTGGCAACTGGGTTGCCATCCAGAGCGAGGGTCCAGTGCAGGATCTCGTTGTCGCTATGGCGGAACAGATATTCGCTGGTGACCTCAATCTGACGTTGCGCGCCAGGCAGCCACGTGAACTGGAAAAACTGTTGCGCGTGCTTCGCCTCAAACAACGACGGATGCGGCGTGCGGTCGGCAAACACCAGCCCGTCCATACAGAACTGGCGATCGTTAGGCGTGTCGCCAAAGTCGCCGCCGTACGCGGACCAGGGGTTGCCTTCGTCATCGTATTTAATCAGCGACTGATCGACCCAGTCCCAGACGAAGCCGCCCTGCAGGCGCGGGTACTGGCGGAACGCCTGCCAGTATTTGGCGAATCCGCCGAGGCTGTTACCCATCGCGTGGGCATATTCGCAGAGGATCAGCGGGCGCTGTTCGCCGGGCAGCGACAGCCATTTTTTGATTGACCACTTCGGCACTGCCGGGAACGGCTGATCCTGATCGACGCGCGCATACATCGGGCAAATTATATCCGTTGCCGCCGTGTCCGCGCCGCCACCTTCATACTGCACCGGGCGTGACGGATCGTCTGATTTCAGCCAGCGATACAGCGCGTCATGGTTGACGCCGTGACCCGATTCATTCCCCAGCGACCAGATAATAATGCTCGGATGGTTGCGATCGCGTTGCACCATGCGCGTCACGCGCTGGCTCATGGCGGGCAGCCAGGTCGGGTCGTCGCTCAGGCGATTCATCGGCACCATGCCGTGGGTTTCGATGTTGGCCTCATCCACCACATACAGACCATAGCGATCGCAGAGCGTGTACCATCGCGGATGATTCGGATAGTGGGAGCAGCGCACGGCGTTAAAGTTGTTCTGCTTCATCAGAATGATGTCCTGCACCATTGTTTCTTCGTCCATCACCTGACCGTTTTCAGGATGATGTTCATGACGGTTGGTGCCGCGAATCAGCAGTGGCTTACCGTTCAACAACAGCAGGCCATTTTCAATGCACACCTTCCGGAAGCCGACATCGCAGGCCTCGGCTTCAAGCAGTGTGCCATCCGCCGTATGGAGCAGCACAACTGCGCGATAAAGATGCGGTGTTTCGGCGCTCCACAGTGAAGGCTGATCGACATGCAGACGCAGCGTCGTGCGATTGCCATAGGCTCCGCGCTCATCAACGATCTCGCTGCCAAAAGGCGCGGTGATTTCGCCCGTCAGCTCGTCGCCATCCCACAGTTGAACGGTCACGCGCAGAGTGTCACGGCATTCTCCACGCATTCTGACCTCGGCGGCAAAGATTGCCCGGCTGAAATCCTCGTTGAGGTGGGTGGTGATGCGTAAGTCGCTGATTTGCGTGGCGGGTTTGTTTAACAGGGAGACATCGCGGAAAATGCCGCTCATTCGCCACATATCCTGGTCTTCCAGATAGCTGCCGTCGCTCCAGCGTAGCACCATCACCGCCAGACGGTTCTCACCGCTGACCAGAAACTCACTGAGATCAAATTCCGACGGCAGGCGACTATCCTGACCGTAGCCCACCCAAAGCCCGTTGCACCAGAGATGAAAAGCGGAATTTACGCCATCAAAGATAATTCGCGTCTGTCCATCACGCAGTTCAGCTTCGCTGATTGCGAATGTTAGCGAATAACATCCTGTCGCATTTTCATGCGGCACATACGGCGGATTTACCGGGATCGGATAGGTCACGTTGGTATAAATGGGGGCGTCATAGCCGAGCAACTGCCAGTTTGATGGCACCGCGATCGTATCGGCATCGTCCAGATCGCCCAGACGCCAACGTTCCGGCACCGCTTCCGGCGAGGCGAACCAGATAAATTTCCACGCGCCGTTCAGACTGCGAACGGAAGATGAGGCGGTATTGTGACGCGCATCAGTCGCGTTGCGCCAACTGGCAAAAGGAGGATGCGCCTCCAGACGGTTTAGCTGCGTGACGCCGGGATTTTCCCAGTCGCGTCGGGCCAGTACGGCGGCGAGTGAATTCGTGCTGAAGGTCATGGAGGCATCCTGTTGCGCAGTTTTTTCGTTCACAGGTTGCTGAAGATACGGTGTGCGGTGAAAGCCTGTAAAGGTGAGAAAGAGGAATGAGTGAGGTCTCTCACTCAGAATCTGCTTGCGTTACACCCTGAAAGGTTTTTCGCCATTCTGCCGGGCTGACGCCGAAGCGGGACTTAAAATGCTGTCGCCAGGTCACCGGAGACAGAAAACCGACCTCTGTGGCGATACGCTCGACGGGCAGCCGGGAGGATTCCAGCAGTTCCTGGCTGCGGCGTAGACGTTCAGCAATCAGCCATTCAGCAACGCTTGAGCCAGTGGCTTTCATAAAATGACGGGTCAGAGTGCGGCGACTCATCATCACCTTTTGCGCCAGCGAGTCCAGATCGTGCTGTTCGTGGCTATGCTGGCGAAGGTACTCCAGCAGGCCGTTAATCCGTTGATCCTGGGTGTTTTTCGCCACCGGTTGGGCAATAAACTGCGCCTGCCCCCCCTCGCGATGCGGTGGCACAATCATCCGGCGCGCAATCTGATTCGCCACCGAAGTGCCAAACCGTTGGCGAATGAGATACAGACAACAGTCTAGCGCAGCGGCGGTACCGGCCGAGGTGATGATGCCATCATCGTCGACGTACAGGGCGTTGATATCCAGGCGCGCGGCGGGAAAACGCGTCTGAAAATCGGCTTCAAACTCCCAGTGGGTAGCGGCGCGTCTGCCGTCGAGCAGTCCTGCGTAACCGAGAACAAATGCGCCAAGGCATAACCCGACCACCTGGGCGCCGTTTTGCCGGGCCTGAACCAGCGCATCGAGTAGCGACTGCGGTGGGCGAATCGCGGTCGTCCCCCACCAGGGAACAATCACGATATCAGCCCCCGTCAGCGCTGCAAATCCCTGGCGGGCAGTAACGGAAAAGCCTTCAACAGAGGTGACCACGCCGGGGACTTCTGCGCAAATCTGCACCTCAAAGCGTTTCTTCGTTGCCGCTTTTTCACTGAACATGATGCACGGCACTGAGAAGTGAAACGGACTAAAATCTTCAACGGCGACGATCGCGACGGTAACAGGGCGCATACCACTCCTCGACTGGGGATTAAAACGTCAGGGTTTCTCCATCTTCCGGCACCCGGACACATTCTGCAATCTGGTTATCGCGCGCGTATTCCCTGAGCGCCGCGCGTGTTAGCAGGCAGTGGTTTATCGCCTCCATGTGAACAGCCACAATCTGCGCGTCGGGCAGAACGAAGTGGGTTTTCAGCACATCTTCTGCGCCCATGATAATCGCGCCAAAACCGATCACGTGGGCAAACCCGGCGTTCAGGACCACCACATCCGGCTGGAAGGTGATGAAGTTGCTTTCAACCTCATCGCGCCAGATCGTATCGCCAACCAGATACAGCGTTTTTTCTTGCGGATGCTGGAAGATTACCCCGCAGGCATCGCCCATCCGCTCGGCCATGGCGGGAATGGCGTACAGCCGGTCGGAACCGTGCTGACCGCCCGTTTTGCGCAGGGTTACCTCACCTAATCGGGTCTCGTCCGTCAGTACGGTGAGTTGGCTGAAACCCTGTTCCCGCAGGATTTGCGCATCCTGGTCGTTTTGCACATATATCGGCTTCTCTTTCGGCACGACCTTTGCGGCGACCTCGTCCCAGTGGTCCGCATGAAGATGGGTGACGATCAGGACGTCCGCCTGCAACAGGGTGTTGATGTCGCACGGAAGTTCTACGCCAGGATTGCGGATTTCGGCCCGCGCCGTGCCGGGAAAACCGGGATACGCGCCCTGCGGGGCGAGCATCGGATCGACCAGAAAGGTTTTGCCGCCAAAGGTAATCAACTGGGTGGCGTTGCGAATATGGGTAATGTTCATGGTGATACTCCACGTGAGGGGGCTAGTGGTGTCATCGTAGAGTGTTGACCAGAAGCTGAATGTGGGCAAATGGGCGAATACCGATGGGATTGGGCCAACAGAGGGAATTTGTGCCAAATCCGAATACCGTCTCTACATTTCCCAGTTTATTTGTTGGTTGCAGATGAAATAAAGAAATTTAAGGATTTATAAACGTACCACTTTATATTGTCGAGTACGAGAGGTAACAGCCTGTTTTTATCAAGAATTAAATTAATGCTGTTGCTTAAGTGATTTTCTCTATATTAATGCTATGGTGATTTGAGCCTTATCTAACTTTTTGATTTTGTGCTGTTAATGTTCTTATTTATTAAAGTATAAAGTTATTTAAGAATTATTCGTTACTTTTCTTTTGCTATTTACTCTATAACGGGAGTTCGGTAGTTTTCAAATACTATGCTTGCTACCCATTCAGTGTTAAGCAAAATTCCATAATTTAAATATTCACTGTTTTTCTTACTCGTTAGTTTTTTCAGGCTTATTTATTGTCTAAATAATGCATTGAAATGAATTAAATGTTGTAGAAACTAACAAAGGATTTATTTATGCAACATTTTAATAAAAATAAAATAGCGTTATTGCTTGCTTCACTCTTTATTTCCCCTGGACTGGTAATCGGTGCCACGATTCATGTTGATGGCTCATTTCCTTATACGGCGCAATCCAACACAGGGACTCACGGGATTAGCGGCGGCAGTGAAGGCGCCGGAGCCGGGTATGTCTTATCGCCGAACCCGGAAACGACCGCGGCGGATAACAGCGTAAGCGTTGGCAGCGGCACCACGATTAAAGGCGGTAATGGCTACGCTGGCGGCGACGGTGCTGACGGAATGACCGGTAATAATGTAACCATCACTAACGGCGGAGCAATTACGGGCGGTGATGGGAGCTATAGCGTTAGCGGCAGTGGCACAGGGGGGGTGGGAATCTCGGGTTCTGACCTGTCGATAACCAATTCTCGTACTGGCTCTATCACCGGTGGCGAAGGGGACAGATATTCCGCTAGCGGTGCGGGTATCTCAGGTAACAGCCTCATGATCACCAACGATGGTGCTATCACCGGAGGCGATGGCAGTTACGGTTATGATGACTACAGCGGTAGGAGCGGTATTGGCGGTGCTGGAATATCCGGCACTGACCTGACGATTATCAATACTTATCGTATTACCGGTGGTGAAGGCGATTCCAGTGGCGTGGGAGGCGATGCCATTTCGGGTTCTGCGATGACCATAACCAACAGCGGCGCTATTCTTGGTGGCGAAGGGGGCTATGGCTATGATGGGGCTGAAGGTGGCAATGCCGGCGCCGGAATATCCGGCAGTAATATGGTGATTGATAATATTGCCCGTGGGTCAATTACGGGTGGTCGAGGCGAATCCGGCAGCGCAGGTGGCGATGCGATATCGGGTACCGACCTGAGAATCACCAACGGCGGATCCATTGTCGGGGGCGAAGGAGGGTTTGGCTACGGAGAGAATGCCGGCAATGCTGGCGCGGGAATATCCGGCAGCAATATGACCATTAACAATTTAGCCGGTGGTTCCGTGACCGGCGGTGAAGGCGGCTATGGCGGTCTGGACGATGCCGGCGGTGCCGGGATGCCCAGCGCAGGGGGCGCGGGAATACTGGGTAATAATATGACAATCACCAATGCGGGATCGGTTACCGGTGGTGATGGGGGTTTTTCTGGCGGTCAGACAACAGGCCCCGACGGCGCAGACGGTGGTGCAGGCATATATGGTAATCATCTGACCATAACCAATATGGCCAGCGGTTCGATCGTCGGTGGCGAGGGATCCTACGGTGGCGCTGGCAGTGATAGCAACAACGGTGGTAACGGTGGTACCGGAATCGTCGGCGACAGTCTGACGATTATGAATAACGGCTCTATTGTAGGAGGGCGAGCCAGCAATGGCAGAAACGGTGGCACTAACGGTGCAGGTGGCGCAGCGATATCCGGCAGTAACCTGACGATAATCAATAACCGCGTGATTACCGGCGGCGCTCCGTACTCGAGCGGTGGCGAAGCTGGCGCGGCTATCAGTCTTAGCGGCGGCAACAACATGCTGACACTGAATACCGACTCGACTATCACCGGCGATATCAGGCTGGCCGATGGCGCGACAACGTTGCAGATCGTCAGTAATGATGAAGCAAACAGAGCCATCAACGGTAATCTGACGGTGGGTCAGTCGGCCAGCGTGACGCTGGCTGAACAGCCGATTGAATTTTCCGGTAATGCTTCGTTTGCCGATGGGGCAGCGCTCACCCTTGGCAGTGACGTCAGCCTCAAGGCGGCATCGCTTACTGTTGGCGACAACGCCTCGCTTAACGCCAACATTACCCACTGGGATATGCAGGACATTCTTCTGGTTGAAACCACAAACGGGATTACGGGCGCTTTTTCTTACAGTAATGCCCTCGTGGCAGGCATGAACCAGCCGGACTTTGCTTATATCAACGCAGGTTCTCGAGTCATTAAGTACTCTCTGTACTGGAACGGGCTGGATTCGGATGCGCACGGAACGTTCACGCTTGATGAGGGCAGAACCTTCGATCTCGGCGTCGCGCTGGCGGACAATACGGTGCAGGTCAATCCGGCCTGGGACGGTAAAAGCCTGACCAAAGCGGGAGAAGGCACGCTGATACTGTCAGCGGAAAATACCTATACGGGGTCGACTTTTGTCAGTGAAGGCATGCTGAAGACGACCACGTCGAATGCATTTGCCAGTACCTCCGGCGTCATCGTCGGCGAGGAAGGGACGCTTAACCTTAACGGCAACAGCCAGACCGTCAACGCGTTGGATAACCGTGGCACCTTGCTGATTGATGATGATGGTGTTCCGCCTTCCTCACCTCTCAACGTCATGCTGACGGGCGATGTGACGAATAGCGGCAATATCATTCTTAACAACAGCGTGACCAGCGCCGGGAATATATTGACCATCAATGGGGACTATGCGGGTAATGGCGGTACGCTTTCGCTGGGCACCGTTCTCGGCGGCGACAACAGCCTGACGGATAAGCTGGTGATTACCGGCAACGCGACCGGCACGACCTATGTGCATGTTAACAATGAGAATGGCTCAGGAGCCTTGCTGCATGAAGGGATTAAAATTATTGAGACCGGCAGTTCAACGCCAGAGGCCTTTGTGCAACGAGGTCGTATCGTGGCGGGAAGCTATGAATATCACGTGAAGCAGGGAACGGCTGCCGGCAGTGACAGGAATAACTGGTATTTAACCCATTTGGCGGATACGCCTGTTCCTGATGATTCCCCTGATGTCATTGATAACGATCGGCCTGCGCCGGGCGACCCCTCGGATGCGGTCAACCTCTATCGCCCTGAGGGGGGAAGCTATGCCAGCAACCTGGCGGCAGCGAATACGCTGTTTAACACCCGACTGCAGGACCGTCAGGGAGGTTCCTGGTATACCGACCCTGCTACCGGGGAACGGCATATGACCAGTCTGTGGCTGCGTACGTCAGGCGGGCACAGCAAGGGGCGGATGTCGGACGATCAGAACACATCGTCTTCTAACCGCGTTGTTGTGCAGATCGGCGGCGCGTTGTTGCAGGGGAGTGTGAACGGCACGGATGGCTATCAGTTGGGCGTAATGGCAGGCTATGGTAAGCAGGATAACGACATCCATAACAGCCTGTCAGGCTACGATTCTCGTGGTGAGGTGAGCGGCTACAGCGCGGGTCTGTACGGAACCTGGTATCAGAACGCCGTGGATAAAACCGGCCTGTATGTCGATTCATGGGTACTCTATAACTGGTTTGACAATACGGTTAAAGGTGATGAGATTGCTCAGGAAAGCTATAAAAGCAAGGGGCTGACGGCGTCGCTGGAATCGGGTTACGCCTTCCATCTGGGGTCATTCATGGCAGCAGACGACATAGAAAGCAACGTGTATCTTCGCCCACAGGCACAGGTCACCTGGATGGGGGTGAAAGCTAACGACCATACAGAGAAAAACGGCACGCGGGTTCAGGGGCAGGGCGACAACAATATTCAGACCCGTCTGGGCATGCGTCTTTACGTCAATGGTAAAAGCGCTGCGGAAAAAGGAACCGTACGCGAGTTTGAACCCTTTATCGAGGCGAACTGGATACACAACTCGAAGCAGTACGGTGTCAGGATGAATGACACGAGCACCTCCCTGCAGGGAAGTCGAAACGTCGGTGAAGTGAAGGTGGGCGTCGAGGGGCGGTTGACCCGGGACCTGAGCGTCTGGGGCAACGTTGCGCAACAAATGGGTCATAACGGTTTTCGCGATACGAGCGGCGTGCTGGGAATCAAATACCAGTTCTAGCCTTATGATGTGCCTCCAGCCCTCCCGGCTTTTTTGCCGGGAGGGCTGTTTCTCTCTTACTTGCCCCGCACGTTGTGGTATGAGCAATAGCGCAGCATTCCTACTTTTGTCTTAGTGTCAGGCTGCTTTGCCCCTGCCAGAGTGTAGATAACCCCCATGAAGTGGAGGCGTTATGAGCTGGCGACCCATTCTGTATCTGATTGTGACTCCTGATCCTGCATTAAGCGCCCGGCGCGGGTTTTTACGACTGGTGCAACGCTGACGGTATGTCTGGAATTGCGTGTGAGCGCGGATCCCCGTCGCTGACGCTGTGTTATGGTGACTGTTCTCGTTCGCAAAACAGGAGCCTTATCATGTCGCAATATAATCCGTTAAGTGCCCTCCTGGATAAGCAGGATTTCCTGTTGCTGGATGGCGCACTGGCGACGGAGCTGGAAGCGCGTGGGTGCCATTTAGCCGACAGCCTATGGTCAGCGAAAATTCTGCTGGAAAACCCGGAGCTTATCCGCGAAGTGCACCTTGACTATTTTCGGGCGGGGGCGCAGTGCGCCATCACCGCCAGCTA
The sequence above is drawn from the Citrobacter amalonaticus genome and encodes:
- a CDS encoding beta-galactosidase, which codes for MTFSTNSLAAVLARRDWENPGVTQLNRLEAHPPFASWRNATDARHNTASSSVRSLNGAWKFIWFASPEAVPERWRLGDLDDADTIAVPSNWQLLGYDAPIYTNVTYPIPVNPPYVPHENATGCYSLTFAISEAELRDGQTRIIFDGVNSAFHLWCNGLWVGYGQDSRLPSEFDLSEFLVSGENRLAVMVLRWSDGSYLEDQDMWRMSGIFRDVSLLNKPATQISDLRITTHLNEDFSRAIFAAEVRMRGECRDTLRVTVQLWDGDELTGEITAPFGSEIVDERGAYGNRTTLRLHVDQPSLWSAETPHLYRAVVLLHTADGTLLEAEACDVGFRKVCIENGLLLLNGKPLLIRGTNRHEHHPENGQVMDEETMVQDIILMKQNNFNAVRCSHYPNHPRWYTLCDRYGLYVVDEANIETHGMVPMNRLSDDPTWLPAMSQRVTRMVQRDRNHPSIIIWSLGNESGHGVNHDALYRWLKSDDPSRPVQYEGGGADTAATDIICPMYARVDQDQPFPAVPKWSIKKWLSLPGEQRPLILCEYAHAMGNSLGGFAKYWQAFRQYPRLQGGFVWDWVDQSLIKYDDEGNPWSAYGGDFGDTPNDRQFCMDGLVFADRTPHPSLFEAKHAQQFFQFTWLPGAQRQIEVTSEYLFRHSDNEILHWTLALDGNPVATGEVTLDIAPQGRQRITLPDITQPDAAGQLWLTVRVEQPQATAWSPAGHISAWQQWPLEEKLSVVCSPRASTAPQLSVSDAAFTVTLGHKRWEFCRQQGTLTQYWIGDEAQLLTPLRDQFTRAPLDNDIGISEVTRIDPNAWVERWKAAGHYQAQAVLLQCEADTLADAIQVATVHAWQYQGETLFISRKAWRIDGHGEMQIAVDVDVASGTPHPARIGLTCQLAQEAERVNWLGLGPHENYPDRLSSACFDRWDLSLDEMYTPYVFPSENGLRCGTRELKYGAHVWRGDFLFNISRFSQKQLMETSHRHLLQPEAGAWLNIDGFHMGVGGDDSWSPSVSPEYQLSAGRYHYRVSWS
- a CDS encoding GlxA family transcriptional regulator, which gives rise to MRPVTVAIVAVEDFSPFHFSVPCIMFSEKAATKKRFEVQICAEVPGVVTSVEGFSVTARQGFAALTGADIVIVPWWGTTAIRPPQSLLDALVQARQNGAQVVGLCLGAFVLGYAGLLDGRRAATHWEFEADFQTRFPAARLDINALYVDDDGIITSAGTAAALDCCLYLIRQRFGTSVANQIARRMIVPPHREGGQAQFIAQPVAKNTQDQRINGLLEYLRQHSHEQHDLDSLAQKVMMSRRTLTRHFMKATGSSVAEWLIAERLRRSQELLESSRLPVERIATEVGFLSPVTWRQHFKSRFGVSPAEWRKTFQGVTQADSE
- a CDS encoding MBL fold metallo-hydrolase; translation: MNITHIRNATQLITFGGKTFLVDPMLAPQGAYPGFPGTARAEIRNPGVELPCDINTLLQADVLIVTHLHADHWDEVAAKVVPKEKPIYVQNDQDAQILREQGFSQLTVLTDETRLGEVTLRKTGGQHGSDRLYAIPAMAERMGDACGVIFQHPQEKTLYLVGDTIWRDEVESNFITFQPDVVVLNAGFAHVIGFGAIIMGAEDVLKTHFVLPDAQIVAVHMEAINHCLLTRAALREYARDNQIAECVRVPEDGETLTF
- a CDS encoding autotransporter outer membrane beta-barrel domain-containing protein — translated: MQHFNKNKIALLLASLFISPGLVIGATIHVDGSFPYTAQSNTGTHGISGGSEGAGAGYVLSPNPETTAADNSVSVGSGTTIKGGNGYAGGDGADGMTGNNVTITNGGAITGGDGSYSVSGSGTGGVGISGSDLSITNSRTGSITGGEGDRYSASGAGISGNSLMITNDGAITGGDGSYGYDDYSGRSGIGGAGISGTDLTIINTYRITGGEGDSSGVGGDAISGSAMTITNSGAILGGEGGYGYDGAEGGNAGAGISGSNMVIDNIARGSITGGRGESGSAGGDAISGTDLRITNGGSIVGGEGGFGYGENAGNAGAGISGSNMTINNLAGGSVTGGEGGYGGLDDAGGAGMPSAGGAGILGNNMTITNAGSVTGGDGGFSGGQTTGPDGADGGAGIYGNHLTITNMASGSIVGGEGSYGGAGSDSNNGGNGGTGIVGDSLTIMNNGSIVGGRASNGRNGGTNGAGGAAISGSNLTIINNRVITGGAPYSSGGEAGAAISLSGGNNMLTLNTDSTITGDIRLADGATTLQIVSNDEANRAINGNLTVGQSASVTLAEQPIEFSGNASFADGAALTLGSDVSLKAASLTVGDNASLNANITHWDMQDILLVETTNGITGAFSYSNALVAGMNQPDFAYINAGSRVIKYSLYWNGLDSDAHGTFTLDEGRTFDLGVALADNTVQVNPAWDGKSLTKAGEGTLILSAENTYTGSTFVSEGMLKTTTSNAFASTSGVIVGEEGTLNLNGNSQTVNALDNRGTLLIDDDGVPPSSPLNVMLTGDVTNSGNIILNNSVTSAGNILTINGDYAGNGGTLSLGTVLGGDNSLTDKLVITGNATGTTYVHVNNENGSGALLHEGIKIIETGSSTPEAFVQRGRIVAGSYEYHVKQGTAAGSDRNNWYLTHLADTPVPDDSPDVIDNDRPAPGDPSDAVNLYRPEGGSYASNLAAANTLFNTRLQDRQGGSWYTDPATGERHMTSLWLRTSGGHSKGRMSDDQNTSSSNRVVVQIGGALLQGSVNGTDGYQLGVMAGYGKQDNDIHNSLSGYDSRGEVSGYSAGLYGTWYQNAVDKTGLYVDSWVLYNWFDNTVKGDEIAQESYKSKGLTASLESGYAFHLGSFMAADDIESNVYLRPQAQVTWMGVKANDHTEKNGTRVQGQGDNNIQTRLGMRLYVNGKSAAEKGTVREFEPFIEANWIHNSKQYGVRMNDTSTSLQGSRNVGEVKVGVEGRLTRDLSVWGNVAQQMGHNGFRDTSGVLGIKYQF